The DNA window ACTGGGACTGGTCACCGCGTACTCCCTCGTCGCACTCGCGTCGCTGCTGTTCCTGCGGCGCATCGGCGAGGACACCGTGGCGACCCGGGCCGCTGCGATCTTCGTGACCGCGCTGGGCACCGGACTGCTGGCGTTCCTCGCTGTCGACGGCATCCTGCACGGCGCCTGGCTGGTGCCCGCCGCGCTCGCGGTGGTCGGGTCGTCGGGCGCGGTGTGGCACGCGGCGCTCCGCCGTGCGCACCCGGACCGGCTGACCGCGGTGGGCGTGTTCGACTCGGTCGAGACCGACGATCTGCTCCCGGGGGCCGGGACGCTCGTGGAGGGCGCGGACGGTCGCCGACACATCGTGGCGACCACCGGGCACGACGTCCGCCAGGCCCGGGACGGTGATCGCTGATGGTTTCCCGCGCGCCCGCCCGTGCCGACGACACGCACTTCAGCGGGCAGCAACCGCGCGCGGTCCGGAAGGCACTGGGAATGCTCGAGGCCGTCGCACACCTCGGTCCCGGAACCACCGCGAAGGAGATCGCGCGGTTCGCCGGAGTGCCGCCGACGACCGCGTACCGCATGCTCAACCTTCTGGTGGCCGAGGGGTTTCTGGTCCGCGTCCCGGATCTGTCCGGCTTCGCGCTCGGCCGGCGCACCGCGGAACTCGCACAGGCCGCAGCCGCCCCGTCGCCCGGCCTCCACGACACGGTCGAGGAACTACGCACCCGCACCCGGTTCGCGGTCCACGTCGCGTCGTTCGCCGGCGGCCGGTTGCGGATCGTCGACCGCGACCCCGACCACGAACTCGCAGCGGTGAGCGTGCTGTCGAAGTGTCCACACGCCAATGCGGTCGGCAAGGTCATGCTCGCGCACGTCCCCGGCGTCGCGGCCGCACCGGAACTGTTGCGGCTCACCGAGTTCACGATCTGTGACCCCGAACGGCTCGCTCGTGAACTCCACGCCGTCGTCGTGGACGGATACGCGCACGAGGCCCAGGAGTGCCGCCTCGGGCGGTCCGCGCTGGCCGTCCCGATCCGCGACGAGGCAGCCTTCGTGGTGGGCGGTCTGTTCCTGCAGGGCGCCGACGGCCGGGTCGGCCGGGACGAGACGTTGGTGCGTTTCCTCGTCGACGGCGCGGCCCGGCTCACCGGCCTGCTGTGAGACTCAGCCCTCCGCGGTGACGAAGCCCTCGTCCACCAGCCACTGCCGGGCCACGGCCGCGGGGTCCTTGCCGTCGACGTCCACCTGCCGATTGAGTTCGGTGATCACCTTGTCGGTCAACTTCTCCGACACCGGTGCCATCACTTCGGCGATCTGGGGATACCGCTCGGCGAAGTCCTCGCGCATGATCACGGCCGGGTTGTACTTGGGGAAGAACTGCCGATCGTCCTCGAGGACGACGAGATCCAGTGCGGCGATGCGGCCGTCGGTGGTGAAGACCTCACCGAACTTGCACTGATTGCCGTCGGCCGTCGCCTGGTAGATGATGCCGGTCTGCAGGATTCGACGGTCGGCGCGCGCCGGGTCGAAGCCGTACGCCGCCGCCATCCCGGGATACCCGTCCTGCCGGACGTTGAACTCGGTCTCGACGCACGTCGCCGCGGCCGCCGGATCCCGCTGCACCAGGGCGGCGTAGTCCGACAGCGTGCGCACCCCGGTCTCCTCGGCAGTGCGGCGGCTGGTCGCGAGCGCGTACGTGTTGTTCATCGGCGCCGGATCGGTCCACACCATCCCGTTGCGCGCGAGGTCCTCGTCCCGGACCGCCTCGTACTGGGCCCGCGAGTCCGGGATCGGCTGCTCGTGCCCGAGGTAGTTGATCCAGCCGGTCCCCGTGTACTCGTAGGTGACGTCGATCTGACCGGCCACCTGCGCGTCCCGCGTGCTGTTGGAACCCTGGATGTTGGTGAGATCGCGCACGTCGGCACCGGCCGCGGACAGTGCGAACTCGATCATGTACCCGAGGATCACCTGCTCGGTGAAGTCCTTGGAGCCGACCGTGATCCGCGCGCCCTCGAGCTCGGACACCGGCTCGATGCTGCCGGGCCCCACCTTCAACGGCACGGCGCCGCCGGACTCGAGCCCACACCCGACCACCAGGGTCGCGGCGAGGGCGAGCACTCCGCCCGCAAGGATCTTTCGTCTGGTTCGCATGTCAGCGCAGTCCCTTCGGGCCGAGGAACGTCTCGGCCAGCGCCCCCACCCAGTCGACGAGCAACGCCAGGGCGACCGCGAGGACCGCGCCGACAAC is part of the Rhodococcus sp. SGAir0479 genome and encodes:
- a CDS encoding IclR family transcriptional regulator, producing the protein MVSRAPARADDTHFSGQQPRAVRKALGMLEAVAHLGPGTTAKEIARFAGVPPTTAYRMLNLLVAEGFLVRVPDLSGFALGRRTAELAQAAAAPSPGLHDTVEELRTRTRFAVHVASFAGGRLRIVDRDPDHELAAVSVLSKCPHANAVGKVMLAHVPGVAAAPELLRLTEFTICDPERLARELHAVVVDGYAHEAQECRLGRSALAVPIRDEAAFVVGGLFLQGADGRVGRDETLVRFLVDGAARLTGLL
- a CDS encoding glycine betaine ABC transporter substrate-binding protein; the protein is MRTRRKILAGGVLALAATLVVGCGLESGGAVPLKVGPGSIEPVSELEGARITVGSKDFTEQVILGYMIEFALSAAGADVRDLTNIQGSNSTRDAQVAGQIDVTYEYTGTGWINYLGHEQPIPDSRAQYEAVRDEDLARNGMVWTDPAPMNNTYALATSRRTAEETGVRTLSDYAALVQRDPAAAATCVETEFNVRQDGYPGMAAAYGFDPARADRRILQTGIIYQATADGNQCKFGEVFTTDGRIAALDLVVLEDDRQFFPKYNPAVIMREDFAERYPQIAEVMAPVSEKLTDKVITELNRQVDVDGKDPAAVARQWLVDEGFVTAEG